In one window of Arachis ipaensis cultivar K30076 chromosome B06, Araip1.1, whole genome shotgun sequence DNA:
- the LOC107647272 gene encoding CASP-like protein 1F3 gives MADPKSHYSMAIQPQQPPSSVTGKHRILMTAPNFLRLLSILFSAASIAVMVTSNQTVSLFSLSLEAHFYYSSAFKYFFFIPTFLIWYQVVTVLLMSGCAAATAVGYVGQYGQDHMGWQPLCDHVAKFCRSTLVSILLSYFSFFSYFGLSLLEAYSSISSPFPSPH, from the exons ATGGCTGACCCAAAAAGTCATTACTCCATGGCCATCCAACCCCAACAACCACCCTCCTCTGTTACCGGAAAACACAGGATTCTCATGACTGCCCCAAACTTCCTCAGGCTCTTATCCATTCTATTCTCCGCCGCTTCCATCGCTGTCATGGTCACCTCCAACCAAACGGTTTCCCTCTTCTCCTTGTCCCTTGAGGCTCACTTTTACTACTCTTCAGCtttcaagtattttttttttataccaACA TTTTTGATTTGGTACCAGGTGGTGACGGTGCTATTGATGTCTGGATGCGCCGCAGCAACAGCAGTTGGCTATGTGGGTCAGTACGGGCAGGATCATATGGGTTGGCAGCCGCTGTGTGATCATGTTGCCAAGTTCTGCAGATCCACTTTGGTTTCTATTTTGCTCTCTTATTTCTCCTTCTTTTCCTATTTCGGCCTGTCTCTCTTGGAGGCATATTCTTCCATCTCTTCTCCTTTCCCTTCTCCACACTAA
- the LOC107647270 gene encoding uncharacterized protein LOC107647270: protein MHYRKEREQQWWEQPPTMVKGSDRTNAVEDNTRRSNNSVRRDGDNRGGDNQGKSTMMCIYCEKPVRGGGINRFKYHLAEKGDVEKCKKVPPAVAHQFGQNIEEFMNKKRKTQENYAKSYEHVMRLKENLIEWKSLKHDSNNNNNNNNNNIQEQVNSVYYQPVIDAITNMGAGYKGPNFGRVRGYLLSKLVEDMKKIIEWYHEIWKQTGCTIMADGWTDRCRHTLINFLVYCPKGTIFLKSVDASHASKTTDLLFELFKDVVNFVGPENVVHIVTDNAANYVAAGRLLEAEFPKLY, encoded by the exons ATGCACTATAGAAAAGAGCGCGAGCAGCAGTGGTGGGAGCAGCCACCAACAATGGTGAAGGGATCCGACAGGACGAACGCAGTAGAGGACAACACGAGAAGAAGCAACAACAGTGTTCGAAGGGATGGGGATAATAGGGGAGGCGACAACCAAG GAAAAAGTACTATGATGTGCATATATTGTGAGAAACCTGTTAGGGGAGGTGGGATTAATCGATTTAAGTATCACTTAGCTGAAAAAGGAGATGTTGAAAAGTGCAAAAAGGTTCCACCTGCTGTTGCTCATCAATTTGGGCAAAATATTGAAGAATTTATGAATAAgaaaaggaaaactcaagaaaattATGCAAAAAGTTATGAACATGTGATGAGGTTGAAAGAGAATTTGATAGAATGGAAGAGCTTGAAGCacgacagcaacaacaacaacaacaacaacaacaacaacattcaaGAACAAG TTAATTCAGTATATTACCAACCAGTGATTGATGCTATTACCAACATGGGTGCAGGATATAAAGGTCCAAACTTTGGTAGAGTTCGTGGGTATTTGTTGAGTAAGTTGGTggaagatatgaaaaagataattgAATGGTATCATGAAATTTGGAAGCAAACTGGATGTACTATCATGGCTGATGGATGGACTGATCGTTGTAGGCACACTTTAATTAACTTCTTGGTTTATTGTCCTAAAGGAACTATCTTCCTAAAGTCTGTTGATGCTTCTCATGCCTCCAAGACTACTGATTTATTGTTTGAGCTTTTTAAGGATGTTGTCAACTTTGTCGGTCCTGAAAATGTTGTTCATATAGTGACAGATAATGCTGCAAATTATGTTGCTGCTGGAAGGTTGTTGGAAGCTGAATTTCCTAAGTTATATTAG